From the genome of Desulfobaculum xiamenense, one region includes:
- a CDS encoding bifunctional folylpolyglutamate synthase/dihydrofolate synthase, whose amino-acid sequence MIVLTSRFNDFNDVLAHLDGLGMFHMDFGLSRVEAAIAALGLTSPSFAVFHVVGTNGKGSTSRTIAELAAAHGLRAGLYTSPHFLDPRERIRIDGRMLSGDAWARLGNEVMDASRDNPLTYFEFITVLAVLAFARAGVDVAVMEAGLGGTYDAANALRTDVTVFTGIGMDHEAILGDTLEAIASDKAGAMRPGVPAVTAAQAEPAARVLAERARAIGTTLSTVSDVLHYEYAIGAARPVDPTLPELCDLIPAMPGPHQFANAHLALAAWLTLAPSRGFGVDSDACSRALSRATVSGRFQRIPGSPEIILDGAHNPHALAALTSTLRDCNIRPSSIVFACLADKDLATIAPLVAGLADCPVLVPELPGNTRARAAADIARAIGPKARPVADIADALAQTAQDDGPVLVCGSLYLLAAFFTLHPEHLCESATDFPL is encoded by the coding sequence GTGATCGTCCTGACTTCCCGTTTCAATGATTTCAACGACGTGCTCGCCCATCTCGACGGGCTCGGCATGTTTCATATGGATTTCGGCCTTTCGCGGGTCGAGGCCGCCATTGCCGCACTGGGGCTGACCTCGCCCTCCTTTGCCGTGTTCCACGTCGTGGGCACCAACGGCAAGGGGTCGACATCGCGCACAATCGCCGAACTCGCCGCCGCGCACGGCCTGCGTGCAGGTCTCTACACCTCGCCCCATTTCCTCGACCCGCGCGAACGCATCCGCATCGACGGACGCATGCTCTCCGGCGACGCATGGGCGAGGCTCGGCAACGAGGTCATGGACGCTTCACGCGACAATCCGCTGACCTATTTCGAATTCATCACCGTGCTCGCCGTGCTGGCCTTCGCCCGCGCCGGGGTGGACGTGGCCGTCATGGAAGCCGGACTAGGCGGGACCTACGACGCCGCCAACGCCCTGCGCACCGACGTCACCGTGTTCACCGGCATCGGCATGGACCACGAAGCCATCCTCGGCGACACCCTCGAAGCCATCGCCTCGGACAAGGCCGGAGCCATGCGTCCGGGCGTGCCCGCAGTGACCGCCGCGCAGGCCGAACCCGCCGCCCGCGTGCTGGCCGAGCGCGCCCGCGCCATCGGAACCACCCTGTCCACGGTATCGGACGTTCTTCATTATGAGTATGCAATCGGCGCGGCGCGTCCGGTCGACCCGACCCTTCCGGAGCTTTGCGATCTGATTCCGGCCATGCCCGGCCCGCACCAGTTCGCCAACGCCCACCTCGCGCTGGCGGCGTGGCTCACCCTCGCCCCTTCGCGCGGATTCGGCGTGGATTCGGATGCCTGTTCCCGCGCCCTCTCACGGGCCACGGTCTCGGGCCGCTTCCAGCGCATCCCCGGCTCGCCGGAGATCATCCTCGACGGCGCGCACAACCCGCACGCCCTTGCCGCGCTCACAAGTACGCTTCGCGATTGCAACATCCGCCCGTCGTCCATCGTCTTCGCCTGCCTTGCGGACAAGGACCTTGCGACCATCGCGCCCCTCGTGGCGGGACTGGCGGACTGCCCCGTGCTCGTCCCCGAGCTGCCCGGCAACACCCGCGCCCGCGCAGCGGCGGACATCGCCCGCGCCATCGGTCCCAAGGCGCGGCCCGTGGCCGACATTGCCGACGCCCTCGCACAGACGGCGCAAGACGACGGCCCGGTGCTGGTATGCGGCTCCTTGTATTTGCTGGCTGCATTCTTTACCCTGCATCCCGAGCATCTGTGCGAATCCGCAACGGATTTCCCACTCTGA
- the selA gene encoding L-seryl-tRNA(Sec) selenium transferase, with translation MQNLYRQLPSVDAVLQRLDDATDISALPRTLVRGLVNDFLDSCRDDIRNGRVTEPASLTLDALAPALTAFVRAGARPHFRRVLNATGVVIHTNLGRSILAPEASVAVAEACAHYSNLEFDLATGERGSRYSHVEDLLCRLTGAEAALVVNNNAAAVLIVLETLAKGGEVPVSRGQLVEIGGSFRIPEIMAKSGATLVEVGATNRTHLRDYERVINESTSALLRVHTSNFRIVGFTSDVPTSELAELGHRHGLPVIEDLGSGSLYRFPSGELDEPTVQSVVAAGVDVVTFSGDKVLGGPQAGIIVGRKEHIARIKANPMNRAMRIDKMTLAALEATLRLYLDMDDAPRRVPTLRMISASAQELKPRAARLRRRLQRELGDAADFALIPGQSRVGGGSFPERDLPTTLVRIVPTTDIAPEALRHALLDTNPPLVARTQDDALCLDPRTIDDAEFSMVASALAQAFARLAHGGN, from the coding sequence ATGCAGAATCTCTACCGACAGCTCCCGTCCGTGGACGCCGTCCTCCAGCGGCTCGACGACGCGACGGACATCTCCGCCCTGCCGCGCACCCTCGTGCGCGGGCTGGTCAACGACTTCCTCGACTCCTGCCGCGACGACATCCGAAACGGCAGAGTCACCGAACCGGCCAGCCTCACCCTCGACGCGCTGGCCCCTGCGCTGACCGCCTTCGTGCGGGCTGGCGCGCGGCCGCACTTCCGCCGCGTACTCAACGCCACGGGCGTGGTCATCCACACCAATCTCGGCCGCTCCATCCTCGCGCCGGAAGCCTCCGTCGCCGTGGCCGAGGCCTGCGCCCATTACTCGAATCTCGAATTCGATCTCGCCACCGGCGAACGCGGCAGCCGCTACAGCCACGTGGAGGACCTGCTGTGCCGCCTCACCGGCGCTGAAGCCGCGCTGGTGGTCAACAACAACGCCGCCGCCGTGCTCATCGTGCTGGAAACCCTTGCCAAGGGCGGCGAGGTTCCCGTCTCGCGCGGGCAGCTCGTGGAAATCGGCGGCTCGTTCCGCATTCCAGAAATCATGGCCAAGAGCGGCGCGACGCTCGTGGAAGTCGGCGCGACCAACCGCACCCACCTGCGCGACTACGAGCGGGTCATCAACGAAAGCACGTCGGCTCTTTTGCGCGTGCACACGTCGAACTTCCGCATCGTGGGCTTCACCAGCGACGTTCCCACCTCCGAACTGGCGGAGCTTGGTCATCGCCACGGCCTGCCGGTCATCGAGGATCTCGGTAGCGGCAGCCTGTACCGCTTCCCGTCCGGCGAGCTGGACGAACCGACAGTGCAGAGCGTCGTAGCCGCAGGCGTGGACGTGGTGACCTTTTCGGGCGACAAGGTCCTCGGCGGACCGCAGGCGGGCATCATCGTCGGCCGCAAGGAGCACATCGCGCGCATCAAGGCCAATCCCATGAACCGCGCCATGCGCATCGACAAGATGACGCTGGCCGCGCTGGAAGCCACCCTGCGCCTGTACCTCGACATGGACGACGCCCCGCGCCGGGTGCCCACCCTGCGCATGATCTCCGCCAGCGCACAGGAACTGAAGCCCCGTGCCGCTCGCCTGCGCAGACGGCTCCAGCGCGAGCTTGGCGACGCGGCGGACTTCGCGCTCATCCCCGGCCAGTCGCGCGTGGGCGGCGGCTCCTTCCCGGAGCGTGACCTGCCCACCACGCTGGTGCGCATCGTCCCCACGACGGACATCGCCCCCGAGGCGCTGCGTCACGCCCTGCTGGACACCAACCCGCCCCTCGTGGCCCGCACGCAGGACGACGCACTGTGCCTCGACCCGCGCACCATCGACGACGCGGAATTTTCCATGGTCGCCTCGGCGCTGGCGCAGGCTTTCGCCCGCCTCGCCCACGGCGGAAACTGA
- a CDS encoding aminopeptidase → MADNTLTFESRNCWEVFDGPEHATAMNDLAVRYVDFLTRCKTERETVDYVTDIVRNAGYGEDFAGDKVFRIMRGKTMFLARRGKRPLSEGFRLLGAHADAPRLDFKQHPLYEDCNIGLAKTHYYGGIRKYQWLSRPLALHGVIVRQDGEVVKVNIGEDANDPVFTVLDLLPHLAYDQVEKPLSKAFEAEKLNVVLGHAPAAKDEDDKDDKRIKKQVLTLLNAKYGIVEEDLFSAELQVVPAGPARFVGLDGSLIGSYAHDDRICVFTGLEALLTSEQPEHTQIVLFWDKEEIGSEGSTGAKSLFFEYCLEDLIDAWEPGTRLSHVLMKAKAVSADVHGGLDPDYQEVHEKLNSSLLGHGPVFCKFTGHRGKVGANDAHAEYVGWIRGVLNAAGIPWQMAELGKVDLGGGGTVAKYLAVYGMDIIDFGPSVLAMHSPFEIASKVDVYATMLAYRAFLQS, encoded by the coding sequence ATGGCTGACAACACGCTGACTTTCGAATCCCGGAACTGCTGGGAGGTCTTCGACGGCCCCGAGCACGCCACGGCCATGAACGACCTCGCCGTGCGCTACGTCGATTTCCTCACCCGCTGCAAGACCGAACGCGAAACCGTGGACTACGTGACGGACATCGTCCGCAACGCCGGTTACGGCGAGGACTTCGCGGGCGACAAGGTCTTCCGCATCATGCGCGGCAAGACCATGTTCCTCGCCCGGCGCGGCAAGCGCCCGCTGTCCGAGGGCTTCCGCCTGCTCGGCGCGCACGCCGACGCCCCGCGCCTCGACTTCAAGCAGCATCCCCTCTACGAGGACTGCAACATCGGCCTCGCCAAGACCCACTACTACGGCGGCATTCGCAAGTATCAGTGGCTGTCCCGCCCCCTCGCCCTGCACGGCGTCATCGTCCGGCAGGACGGCGAGGTGGTGAAGGTCAACATCGGCGAGGACGCGAACGATCCGGTCTTCACCGTGCTCGACCTGCTGCCCCACCTCGCCTACGACCAGGTGGAGAAGCCCCTGTCCAAGGCCTTCGAAGCCGAGAAGCTCAACGTGGTGCTCGGCCACGCCCCTGCCGCCAAGGACGAGGACGACAAGGACGACAAGCGCATCAAGAAGCAGGTGCTCACCCTGCTCAACGCCAAATACGGCATCGTCGAGGAAGACCTCTTCAGCGCCGAGTTGCAGGTGGTGCCCGCCGGTCCCGCCCGCTTCGTTGGTCTGGACGGCTCCCTCATCGGCTCCTACGCCCATGACGACCGCATCTGCGTGTTCACCGGCCTTGAGGCCCTGCTGACCTCCGAGCAGCCCGAGCACACCCAGATCGTGCTGTTCTGGGACAAGGAGGAGATCGGTTCCGAAGGTTCCACCGGTGCCAAGAGCCTGTTCTTCGAGTACTGCCTCGAAGACCTCATTGATGCGTGGGAACCCGGCACTCGCCTGTCCCACGTGCTCATGAAAGCCAAGGCCGTCTCCGCCGACGTGCACGGCGGGCTGGACCCCGACTATCAGGAAGTCCACGAGAAGCTCAATTCCTCGCTGCTCGGCCATGGTCCCGTGTTCTGCAAGTTCACCGGCCACCGCGGCAAGGTGGGTGCAAACGACGCCCACGCCGAATACGTGGGCTGGATTCGCGGCGTGCTGAACGCGGCAGGCATCCCGTGGCAGATGGCTGAACTCGGCAAGGTGGACCTCGGCGGCGGCGGAACCGTTGCCAAGTACCTCGCCGTCTACGGCATGGACATCATCGACTTCGGTCCTTCCGTGCTGGCCATGCACTCGCCCTTCGAGATCGCCTCTAAGGTCGACGTGTACGCCACCATGCTCGCCTACCGCGCGTTCCTCCAGAGCTAG
- a CDS encoding HD-GYP domain-containing protein encodes MVALKSTILDNLDEEYYQITPEILASFPKFRPPLNIYRLKEDTAQILIHKKAGERVDKDEQETLAELCAQGNIFLARSDHGIYSKHISKQLDLVLQDEHLKEGEIAEIFSHALTDRIAEFLEQPVKPVFDKLYTDFMVLTEYLWTDLNRIKAFTRRMHAEHTLPNHSFNSGCMGLWLFTKVFPGGFNRRVYDKVTVALFLHDMGMSKIPPFIREKQKPLTQDERSKVNLHPLVGSKLALKLGLKYDEMQQCVMEHHERLDGSGYPSKLRELSPLGRICAVADSYCAMISKRPYAEAMEPKVAVTELKNRADKYEPKYVNFLHKAVFLNDW; translated from the coding sequence ATGGTTGCGCTCAAATCGACCATTCTGGATAATCTGGACGAGGAATACTATCAGATCACGCCCGAGATCCTCGCCAGCTTTCCGAAGTTCCGTCCGCCGCTCAATATCTACCGCCTCAAGGAGGATACCGCCCAGATCCTCATCCACAAGAAGGCGGGGGAGCGTGTGGACAAGGACGAGCAGGAGACGCTCGCCGAACTCTGCGCGCAGGGCAACATTTTTCTGGCGCGAAGCGACCATGGCATCTACTCGAAGCACATCAGCAAGCAGCTGGACCTCGTGCTTCAGGACGAGCACCTCAAGGAAGGCGAGATAGCCGAGATATTCAGCCACGCGCTGACGGATCGCATCGCCGAATTTCTGGAGCAGCCGGTCAAGCCCGTCTTCGACAAGCTCTACACCGACTTCATGGTCCTCACCGAGTATCTGTGGACGGACTTGAACCGTATCAAGGCATTTACCCGCCGCATGCATGCGGAGCACACCCTGCCTAACCACAGCTTCAACAGCGGGTGCATGGGGCTGTGGCTGTTTACCAAGGTCTTTCCCGGCGGCTTCAACCGCCGCGTGTACGACAAGGTGACCGTGGCCCTGTTCCTGCACGATATGGGCATGTCCAAGATTCCGCCCTTCATTCGCGAGAAGCAGAAGCCCCTGACGCAGGACGAGCGTTCCAAGGTGAACCTGCATCCCCTCGTCGGGTCCAAGCTCGCCCTCAAGCTGGGCCTCAAGTACGACGAGATGCAGCAGTGCGTCATGGAGCATCACGAGCGCCTCGACGGATCGGGCTATCCCTCCAAGCTGCGTGAGCTGAGTCCCCTTGGGCGTATCTGCGCCGTTGCGGATTCCTATTGCGCCATGATTTCCAAGCGCCCCTACGCAGAGGCCATGGAGCCGAAGGTGGCCGTGACCGAACTCAAGAATCGTGCCGACAAATACGAACCCAAGTATGTGAACTTCCTGCACAAGGCCGTGTTCCTCAACGACTGGTAA
- the mraZ gene encoding division/cell wall cluster transcriptional repressor MraZ, which yields MSMFRGHFYRSLDPKGRLMLSPEFRTAAADMGSEESLMLTNFDGCVVGYPLPEWERIEDSFNRINMLDSRLRNFQRFFISGAMEVKLDKQGRVLVPPHLRQYAGLERDVVVAGVGRKIEIWNQNTFEAKRKEMEATFDEDMSALAEKGFELRL from the coding sequence ATGAGCATGTTTAGGGGACATTTCTACCGGAGCCTCGACCCGAAGGGCAGGCTCATGCTTTCCCCGGAATTCCGCACGGCTGCGGCCGATATGGGTTCCGAGGAGTCCCTCATGCTGACCAATTTCGATGGCTGCGTGGTCGGCTATCCCCTTCCCGAGTGGGAGCGCATCGAAGACAGCTTCAACAGGATAAACATGCTCGACTCCCGGCTTCGCAACTTCCAGCGCTTCTTCATCTCCGGCGCGATGGAAGTGAAGCTGGACAAGCAGGGCCGCGTGCTCGTTCCGCCGCATCTGCGCCAGTACGCAGGGCTGGAGAGGGACGTGGTCGTCGCGGGAGTCGGCAGGAAAATAGAAATCTGGAACCAGAACACCTTCGAGGCCAAGCGCAAGGAGATGGAGGCGACATTCGACGAAGATATGTCCGCCCTTGCCGAGAAGGGGTTTGAACTGCGGCTGTAG
- the rsmH gene encoding 16S rRNA (cytosine(1402)-N(4))-methyltransferase RsmH, with amino-acid sequence MGVDYGDPAKVHIPVLKDEVIAHLAPRPGGRYLDGTLGMGGHTEAILEAAGGRAEVLGCDRDEQALELAQKRLERFSGQVHFAHCRFSHFEDALAEVGWDSLDGALVDIGVSSLQIDDPERGFSFIDDGPLDMRMGTLGDGTTAYSLVNKASLERLKQIIGRYGEEPMGGRIARAIIEAREKKPIETTLELASIVENAYPAKMRATARLHPATRTFQALRMEVNQELQELEDFLERVVGYLKPGARLAVISFHSLEDRIVKRFFQRESKGCLCPRQQMICVCGHVQQLEVLTKKPVTAGEAELAVNTRSRSAKLRVAEKLAAEDPDR; translated from the coding sequence ATGGGTGTCGATTACGGCGACCCCGCAAAGGTGCACATCCCCGTCCTGAAGGACGAGGTGATCGCGCATCTCGCGCCGCGTCCAGGCGGCAGATATCTGGACGGCACGCTCGGCATGGGCGGCCATACCGAAGCCATTCTCGAAGCGGCGGGCGGCAGGGCCGAAGTGCTCGGCTGCGACCGCGACGAGCAGGCGCTCGAACTCGCACAGAAGCGGCTTGAACGCTTTTCGGGGCAGGTGCATTTCGCACACTGCCGTTTCAGTCATTTCGAGGACGCGCTGGCCGAGGTGGGCTGGGACTCCCTTGATGGCGCGCTGGTGGACATCGGTGTGTCCTCGCTCCAGATCGACGATCCCGAGCGCGGATTCAGCTTCATCGACGACGGCCCGCTCGACATGCGCATGGGCACGCTGGGCGACGGCACCACGGCATATTCGCTGGTCAACAAGGCCAGCCTCGAACGCCTGAAGCAGATCATCGGCCGCTACGGCGAGGAGCCGATGGGCGGGCGCATCGCGCGCGCCATCATCGAAGCCCGCGAGAAGAAGCCCATCGAAACCACGCTGGAGCTGGCAAGCATCGTCGAGAACGCCTACCCGGCCAAGATGCGTGCCACGGCACGCCTGCACCCCGCCACGCGGACCTTTCAGGCCCTGCGCATGGAGGTCAATCAGGAGCTTCAGGAGCTTGAGGACTTCCTCGAACGCGTGGTGGGCTACCTGAAGCCCGGCGCGCGGCTGGCGGTCATCTCGTTCCACTCCCTTGAGGACCGCATCGTGAAGCGCTTCTTCCAGCGCGAGTCCAAGGGCTGTCTGTGCCCGCGCCAGCAGATGATCTGCGTGTGCGGCCATGTGCAGCAGTTGGAAGTGCTGACGAAGAAACCCGTCACGGCGGGCGAGGCGGAACTGGCGGTCAACACACGCTCCCGCAGCGCCAAGCTGCGGGTGGCCGAGAAACTGGCCGCCGAGGATCCGGACAGATGA
- a CDS encoding penicillin-binding transpeptidase domain-containing protein, whose amino-acid sequence MMATYSPRHAKTRDWSRVRLAVVAVVFGLCWLALWARAFQVQVLEGGMLAERASRQHLVSEFISGERGRIFDSRGRVLAQSVQCSSVYARPLEVDQPVHAARDLARILGVSAPRLVKDLTDARPFIWIARQVSDREAAKVAALNYSGIHLVTEYKRLYPNGHLAGQLLGFCGLDGEGLEGLEKSLNGELAGTTDRNVVQRDARGRRLYLNGGRDEESARGTDIRLTIDADIQAVAELAVEQAVTRYSGSSGTALVVETGTGSILAWAQYPFFNPNIYREYGPGIWRNRIALDALEPGSTFKPFIVATALQERIVRPNSVFDCENGRFTLDGITIRDTHDYDTLTVSDIVRLSSNIGMAKIGLTLGAQRVHSYLEKLGFGDRLELGLPGESRGILRDPGRWQRVDLASAAFGQGVAVTALQMARGYLCLANGGVLRPLRLQTNVEPDEPALKVFDSKVTAQVLTMLQDVVEGEGTGTRARIKGMHVGGKTGTAQKASATGGYGGKYLASFVGLFPAERPRYLVMVMVDEPHPQHYGGVVAAPAVRDIALKALAYLGELPEVAADTPFADAGDAQPAREALRASIAAGRNARTASAVPDVVGLPLRRAIEIFATAGIMPDLRGDGYIIGKQSPAPGTPWNKTGKAVFWLSDTQGRG is encoded by the coding sequence ATGATGGCCACCTATTCGCCGCGTCATGCCAAAACGCGCGACTGGAGCCGAGTCCGGCTCGCGGTGGTTGCCGTCGTGTTCGGCCTGTGCTGGCTGGCCCTGTGGGCGCGCGCCTTTCAGGTGCAGGTGCTCGAAGGCGGCATGCTGGCCGAACGGGCGAGCCGCCAGCATCTGGTGAGCGAATTCATAAGCGGCGAACGCGGAAGGATCTTTGACAGCCGTGGCCGCGTGCTGGCGCAGAGCGTCCAGTGCAGTTCCGTATACGCGCGCCCGCTCGAAGTGGACCAGCCCGTGCACGCCGCCCGCGACCTCGCGAGGATTCTCGGCGTCTCCGCGCCCCGCCTCGTCAAGGACCTCACGGACGCACGCCCCTTCATCTGGATCGCCCGGCAGGTGAGCGACCGCGAGGCCGCCAAGGTCGCGGCGCTCAACTACTCCGGCATCCATCTGGTCACCGAGTACAAGCGTCTCTACCCCAACGGACACCTCGCGGGGCAGCTCCTCGGCTTCTGCGGGCTGGACGGCGAAGGCCTCGAAGGTCTCGAAAAGTCCCTCAACGGCGAACTCGCCGGCACCACCGACCGCAACGTGGTCCAGCGCGACGCCCGTGGCCGCAGGCTGTACCTCAACGGCGGCCGTGATGAGGAATCTGCCCGAGGCACCGACATCCGCCTGACCATCGATGCCGACATTCAGGCCGTGGCCGAACTGGCCGTGGAGCAGGCCGTCACGCGCTACAGCGGGAGTTCCGGCACGGCGCTGGTGGTCGAAACGGGCACCGGCTCCATCCTCGCATGGGCGCAGTATCCCTTCTTCAATCCGAACATCTACAGGGAATACGGCCCCGGCATCTGGCGCAACCGCATCGCGCTGGACGCCCTCGAACCGGGATCGACCTTCAAGCCGTTCATCGTGGCCACCGCGCTTCAGGAGCGCATTGTCCGCCCCAATTCGGTCTTCGACTGCGAGAACGGACGCTTCACCCTCGACGGCATCACCATCCGCGACACCCACGACTACGACACGCTGACCGTCTCGGACATCGTGCGCCTGTCGTCCAACATCGGCATGGCGAAGATCGGGCTGACCCTCGGCGCGCAGCGCGTGCATTCCTATCTGGAAAAGCTCGGCTTCGGCGACAGGCTGGAGCTGGGCCTTCCCGGCGAAAGCCGGGGCATCCTGCGCGACCCCGGACGCTGGCAGCGCGTGGACCTCGCCTCGGCCGCATTCGGGCAGGGCGTGGCCGTAACGGCGCTACAGATGGCACGCGGCTACCTGTGCCTCGCCAATGGCGGCGTGCTGCGCCCCCTGCGCCTTCAGACCAACGTGGAACCGGACGAACCGGCCCTCAAGGTCTTCGATTCCAAGGTCACCGCGCAGGTGCTGACCATGCTGCAGGACGTGGTGGAAGGCGAAGGCACCGGCACACGGGCGCGCATCAAGGGCATGCATGTCGGCGGCAAGACCGGCACCGCGCAGAAGGCGTCAGCCACCGGCGGCTACGGCGGCAAGTATCTCGCATCCTTCGTCGGCCTGTTTCCGGCCGAACGCCCGCGCTATCTCGTGATGGTTATGGTTGACGAACCGCATCCGCAGCATTACGGCGGCGTGGTTGCGGCACCGGCGGTGCGGGATATCGCGCTAAAGGCACTGGCCTATCTGGGCGAACTGCCCGAGGTCGCCGCCGATACGCCATTCGCCGACGCAGGTGATGCACAGCCGGCGCGCGAAGCGCTTCGAGCATCCATCGCGGCCGGTCGCAACGCACGGACTGCATCGGCAGTCCCAGACGTTGTCGGTCTGCCCCTGCGACGGGCCATTGAAATTTTCGCGACCGCGGGAATCATGCCGGATCTCCGCGGCGACGGGTACATCATCGGCAAGCAAAGCCCAGCTCCCGGCACGCCATGGAACAAGACAGGCAAGGCCGTCTTTTGGCTGTCGGACACACAGGGGCGAGGTTGA
- a CDS encoding UDP-N-acetylmuramoyl-L-alanyl-D-glutamate--2,6-diaminopimelate ligase has product MNSTFNELVSAVAAGLMVRSDSRRVRSGEVFVAVPGVGVDGAAFISDALERGAAWVVGLPGTRLPEGANARLVEHENPRVALGELAAAYFKTAEHGQKLVGVTGTNGKTTITYLMEHVLTAAGRKVGVIGTVNYRWPGFVLDASMTTPDCWQLHEIMANMAAAGVDTVVMEVSSHALDQDRVAGLAFDVAVLTNVTQDHLDYHKTMDAYFNAKARLFCDLPRRNKAGIVNVDDAYGRILLERCPQCTGYGLYYPATGGNGGLWGDIVSSSSRGLHLAMKYGDQRWELRSSLIGKHNASNLLAAQGAALALGVKPKELKSLEDFHGVPGRLERIPNAGGLDVFVDYAHTPDALENVLSCVGELDFRRLFVVFGCGGNRDRTKRPLMGEAVARYADVAILTSDNPRNEEPLAIMADVRPGLARCAHVIEDSDRRTAIAAALAEMRKGDVLVIAGKGHETYQEIRGERHPFSDAEVVREILG; this is encoded by the coding sequence ATGAACTCGACATTCAACGAGCTTGTTTCGGCCGTGGCCGCAGGACTCATGGTCCGGTCCGACTCCAGACGCGTTCGCTCCGGCGAGGTCTTCGTGGCCGTGCCGGGTGTCGGCGTGGACGGAGCCGCCTTCATCTCAGACGCCCTTGAGCGTGGCGCTGCATGGGTCGTGGGACTGCCGGGCACGCGCCTGCCCGAGGGCGCGAACGCGCGCCTCGTGGAGCACGAGAACCCACGTGTCGCCCTCGGCGAGCTTGCCGCCGCATACTTCAAGACCGCGGAGCACGGCCAGAAGCTGGTCGGCGTGACGGGCACCAACGGCAAGACCACCATCACCTATCTGATGGAGCACGTGCTCACCGCCGCAGGCCGCAAGGTCGGCGTCATCGGCACCGTGAACTACCGCTGGCCAGGATTCGTGCTCGACGCGTCCATGACCACCCCGGACTGCTGGCAGCTGCACGAGATCATGGCCAACATGGCCGCCGCAGGCGTGGACACCGTGGTCATGGAGGTCTCCTCCCACGCGCTGGATCAGGACCGCGTGGCCGGGCTGGCCTTCGACGTGGCCGTGCTGACCAACGTCACGCAGGACCATCTGGACTACCACAAGACCATGGACGCCTACTTCAACGCCAAGGCGCGCCTGTTCTGCGACCTGCCGCGCCGCAACAAGGCCGGCATCGTCAACGTGGATGACGCCTACGGACGCATCCTGCTGGAGCGCTGCCCGCAGTGCACCGGCTACGGCCTCTACTACCCCGCCACCGGCGGCAACGGCGGCCTGTGGGGCGACATTGTGTCCTCGTCCTCGCGCGGACTGCATCTGGCCATGAAATACGGCGACCAGCGCTGGGAGCTGCGCTCCTCCCTCATTGGCAAGCACAACGCATCGAATCTGCTTGCCGCGCAGGGGGCGGCCCTCGCCCTTGGCGTGAAGCCCAAGGAACTGAAATCCCTCGAAGATTTCCATGGTGTTCCGGGCCGTCTGGAGCGGATTCCCAACGCAGGGGGGCTTGACGTTTTCGTGGACTACGCTCATACGCCGGATGCGCTCGAGAATGTTCTTTCGTGCGTTGGAGAGTTGGATTTCCGGCGGCTGTTCGTGGTATTCGGCTGCGGCGGCAACCGCGACCGGACCAAGCGCCCACTCATGGGTGAAGCCGTGGCCCGTTATGCCGACGTGGCCATCCTGACCTCCGACAACCCCCGCAACGAGGAGCCTCTCGCGATCATGGCCGATGTCCGGCCCGGTCTGGCGCGTTGCGCTCACGTCATCGAGGACTCCGACCGCCGCACGGCCATCGCCGCCGCGCTTGCCGAAATGCGCAAGGGCGACGTGCTGGTCATCGCGGGCAAGGGCCACGAGACATATCAGGAAATCCGCGGCGAACGCCATCCGTTCAGCGACGCGGAGGTCGTCAGGGAGATACTGGGGTGA